Proteins from a single region of Apium graveolens cultivar Ventura chromosome 7, ASM990537v1, whole genome shotgun sequence:
- the LOC141673621 gene encoding uncharacterized protein LOC141673621, with product MPAIYSLYIINKSGGLIYYKDYGSAGRMDTNDSLRLASLWHSMHAISQQLSPVTGCTGIELLEADTFDLHCFQSLTGTKFFVVAEPGTQNMESLLKYIYELYTDYVLKNPFYEMEMPIRCELFDINLSQAVQKDRVALLGR from the exons ATGCCTGCGATTTACAGTCTTTACATTATCAATAAATCCGGCGGTCTCATTTACTACAAG GATTATGGCTCTGCGGGACGTATGGATACGAATGACAGCTTGAGATTAGCTAGTCTGTGGCACTCCATGCATGCAATTTCTCAGCAGCTATCGCCAGTTACAGGATGCACAGGGATTGAACTTCTCGAGGCGGATACTTTTGATCTTCATTGTTTCCAGTCTCTTACTG GAACGAAGTTCTTTGTAGTTGCTGAACCTGGAACGCAAAATATGGAGAGTCTGTTAAAGTATATCTATGAACTATACACAGACTATGTTCTCAAAAATCCTTTCTATGAAATGGAGATGCCTATTAGGTGTGAGCTTTTTGATATCAATTTGTCACAGGCAGTTCAAAAGGACCGTGTTGCGTTGCTTGGACGATGA